In the Octopus bimaculoides isolate UCB-OBI-ISO-001 chromosome 18, ASM119413v2, whole genome shotgun sequence genome, one interval contains:
- the LOC106881042 gene encoding uncharacterized protein LOC106881042 isoform X2, translating to MLLTRPAKNVEWVPLLWSVKILTKTHQQSQNSLVGSNVAVTLEYRFRCVPLILVKRNCGTCSVQYEKESHQRKLSSRNNVRHYPENTRSIPVTIHLQLFQHGYFEFRICSSSNISTVIDADCLKTDKLKIKESGSTLYYPQSKGWHHINLELFQEIKCNQCVLQWKYKTSRCENGSEGRVCGYEMQFYNCADIAFDKLIPNNGAEEEEMKFQNTRKNGRRRKKRNALPLSSKICKPNEMCRRRSVLQSLFSKNFLEYNDSSSVMTESISATLLMSENLLASHGALHEDELSLSEPGSASGHYLNLLEPSDFSDYGSGGVQSGDHRSNAFSVEASATTLESRNLNAINQIRKNGTNENKDISLKVNMSLINKKKSASIHLNSSRSINISEWQKTAMEMQSQAKRPHQKLSSSDGERRRKLRTNATLTDKNWSLGSNSLVAEESLPITAPPQLLTKDNYSGAKKTNNSLISLSDKTNTMVPSKRDETNKQLTATEKIDLTIFPTTAIQQHSSGTNDSIPKRSDKTKTKEKNNCTDGDNCAFKKHECEKRIECSQTQNGTILCVTVESCSLITDIFQGLPHCSGHGKTLRCRGRGIYRYMKGISSWCEKMCRNQGCQLSVCNCDCRRIVSCGAVGLFRIVPGSTIWCQINCANNYCPSTHCGCQ from the exons ATGTTGCTAACGCGACCGGCTAAAAACGTTGAATGGGTTCCACTTCTTTGGTCCGTTAAAATTCTGACCAAAACACATCAGCAATCCCAGAATTCTTTGGTCGGCTCAAATGTTGCCGTGACTTTGGAATATCGATTTCGCTGTGTC CCGTTGATTTTGGTCAAGAGAAACTGCGGCACATGTTCAGtacaatatgaaaaagaaagccaTCAAAGAAAGCTCAGTAGCAGAAACAATGTTAGACATTATCCAGAAAACACACGTTCGATCCCAGTTACTATTCACTTGCAATTATTTCAACATGGCTACTTTGAGTTTCGAATCTGTTCTTCTAGTAACATTAGCACAGTAATAGATGCTGATTGTTTAAAGACTGACAAACTGAAAATAAAGGAATCAGGGAGTACCCTATATTATCCTCAATCTAAAGGCTGGCATCACATTAATTTGGAGCTGTTCCAGGAAATCAAATGCAACCAGTGCGTTCTTCAATGGAAATATAAAACTA GTCGTTGTGAAAATGGCAGTGAGGGACGTGTTTGTGGCTATGAAATGCAGTTTTACAATTGTGCAGATATTGCTTTTGATAAATTAATCCCCAATAATGGCGCTGAAGAAGAAGAGATGAAATTCCAAAATACtcgaaagaatggaagaagaagaaagaaaagaaatgcattaCCCTTATCTTCTAAAATTTGTAAACCAAACGAGATGTGCAGGCGACGAAGTGTACTGCAATCACTGTTTAGCAAGAACTTCCTTGAATACAACGATTCCAGTTCAGTTATGACCGAAAGTATTTCTGCCACATTGCTAATGTCAGAAAATTTACTAGCATCACATGGAGCTCTTCATGAGGATGAATTAAGTCTGTCTGAGCCTGGCTCTGCATCGGGGCATTATTTAAATCTATTGGAACCAAGCGATTTCAGTGACTATGGGTCAGGTGGTGTACAATCAGGTGACCACAGGTCAAATGCGTTTTCTGTTGAAGCATCTGCAACTACTTTGGAATCACGAAATCTGAATGCAATAAATCAAATTCGAAAGAATGGTACGAATGAAAATAAAGACATATCTCTAAAGGTGAATATGTCTTTGATTAATAAGAAGAAATCAGCTTCAATACATCTGAATTCTTCTAGATCCATTAATATAAGTGAGTGGCAAAAAACTGCAATGGAAATGCAAAGTCAGGCTAAGAGACCTCATCAAAAGCTGTCTTCCTCTGAtggggaaagaagaagaaaactgagAACAAATGCAACACTAACCGATAAAAACTGGTCTTTGGGATCGAATTCTTTAGTTGCAGAAGAATCACTTCCCATCACAGCCCCACCTCAGTTGTTAACAAAAGATAACTACTCAGgggctaaaaaaacaaacaattctctAATTAGTTTGAGTGATAAAACCAATACAATGGTTCCATCAAAAAGAGATGAGACAAATAAACAACTCACGGCAACAGAAAAGATTGATTTAACAATATttccaacaacagcaatacaacaACATTCATCGGGGACTAACGATTCCATTCCTAAACGTTCGGATAAGacgaaaacaaaagagaagaatAATTGTACAGATGGTGATAATTGTGCCTTTAAGAAGCATGAATGCGAAAAAAGAATTGAATGTAGCCAAACTCAGAACGGAACTATACTGTGTGTGACTGTGGAATCCTGTTCTTTGATAACAGATATTTTTCAGGGATTACCGCATTGTAGTGGTCATGGTAAAACACTTAGATGCAGAGGACGTGGTATCTATCGTTACATGAAAGGAATATCGTCTTGGTGTGAGAAAATGTGTAGGAATCAGGGCTGCCAATTATCTGTGTGTAACTGCGATTGTCGACGGATAGTCTCGTGTGGAGCTGTCGGCCTTTTCAGAATAGTTCCTGGTTCTACAATTTGGTGTCAGATAAACTGTGCTAATAACTATTGTCCGTCAACACACTGTGGGTGTCAGTAA
- the LOC106881042 gene encoding uncharacterized protein LOC106881042 isoform X1, with protein MANSKPKKFLIVNFQSLSALVLLGFLINSLNSQGIMTEPQQRSKFWRTGSSESTNLRSNQLDCRGRHPLILVKRNCGTCSVQYEKESHQRKLSSRNNVRHYPENTRSIPVTIHLQLFQHGYFEFRICSSSNISTVIDADCLKTDKLKIKESGSTLYYPQSKGWHHINLELFQEIKCNQCVLQWKYKTSRCENGSEGRVCGYEMQFYNCADIAFDKLIPNNGAEEEEMKFQNTRKNGRRRKKRNALPLSSKICKPNEMCRRRSVLQSLFSKNFLEYNDSSSVMTESISATLLMSENLLASHGALHEDELSLSEPGSASGHYLNLLEPSDFSDYGSGGVQSGDHRSNAFSVEASATTLESRNLNAINQIRKNGTNENKDISLKVNMSLINKKKSASIHLNSSRSINISEWQKTAMEMQSQAKRPHQKLSSSDGERRRKLRTNATLTDKNWSLGSNSLVAEESLPITAPPQLLTKDNYSGAKKTNNSLISLSDKTNTMVPSKRDETNKQLTATEKIDLTIFPTTAIQQHSSGTNDSIPKRSDKTKTKEKNNCTDGDNCAFKKHECEKRIECSQTQNGTILCVTVESCSLITDIFQGLPHCSGHGKTLRCRGRGIYRYMKGISSWCEKMCRNQGCQLSVCNCDCRRIVSCGAVGLFRIVPGSTIWCQINCANNYCPSTHCGCQ; from the exons ATGGCTAATTCAAAGccaaagaaatttttaattgtaaatttcCAGAGTTTGTCCGCCCTCGTCCTTTTGGGGTTTCTTATAAACAGCCTCAATTCACAAGGAATAATGACGGAACCACAACAAAGATCGAAGTTTTGGAGAACCGGTTCTTCAGAGAGCACGAACCTGAGAAGCAATCAACTGGATTGCCGTGGAAGACAC CCGTTGATTTTGGTCAAGAGAAACTGCGGCACATGTTCAGtacaatatgaaaaagaaagccaTCAAAGAAAGCTCAGTAGCAGAAACAATGTTAGACATTATCCAGAAAACACACGTTCGATCCCAGTTACTATTCACTTGCAATTATTTCAACATGGCTACTTTGAGTTTCGAATCTGTTCTTCTAGTAACATTAGCACAGTAATAGATGCTGATTGTTTAAAGACTGACAAACTGAAAATAAAGGAATCAGGGAGTACCCTATATTATCCTCAATCTAAAGGCTGGCATCACATTAATTTGGAGCTGTTCCAGGAAATCAAATGCAACCAGTGCGTTCTTCAATGGAAATATAAAACTA GTCGTTGTGAAAATGGCAGTGAGGGACGTGTTTGTGGCTATGAAATGCAGTTTTACAATTGTGCAGATATTGCTTTTGATAAATTAATCCCCAATAATGGCGCTGAAGAAGAAGAGATGAAATTCCAAAATACtcgaaagaatggaagaagaagaaagaaaagaaatgcattaCCCTTATCTTCTAAAATTTGTAAACCAAACGAGATGTGCAGGCGACGAAGTGTACTGCAATCACTGTTTAGCAAGAACTTCCTTGAATACAACGATTCCAGTTCAGTTATGACCGAAAGTATTTCTGCCACATTGCTAATGTCAGAAAATTTACTAGCATCACATGGAGCTCTTCATGAGGATGAATTAAGTCTGTCTGAGCCTGGCTCTGCATCGGGGCATTATTTAAATCTATTGGAACCAAGCGATTTCAGTGACTATGGGTCAGGTGGTGTACAATCAGGTGACCACAGGTCAAATGCGTTTTCTGTTGAAGCATCTGCAACTACTTTGGAATCACGAAATCTGAATGCAATAAATCAAATTCGAAAGAATGGTACGAATGAAAATAAAGACATATCTCTAAAGGTGAATATGTCTTTGATTAATAAGAAGAAATCAGCTTCAATACATCTGAATTCTTCTAGATCCATTAATATAAGTGAGTGGCAAAAAACTGCAATGGAAATGCAAAGTCAGGCTAAGAGACCTCATCAAAAGCTGTCTTCCTCTGAtggggaaagaagaagaaaactgagAACAAATGCAACACTAACCGATAAAAACTGGTCTTTGGGATCGAATTCTTTAGTTGCAGAAGAATCACTTCCCATCACAGCCCCACCTCAGTTGTTAACAAAAGATAACTACTCAGgggctaaaaaaacaaacaattctctAATTAGTTTGAGTGATAAAACCAATACAATGGTTCCATCAAAAAGAGATGAGACAAATAAACAACTCACGGCAACAGAAAAGATTGATTTAACAATATttccaacaacagcaatacaacaACATTCATCGGGGACTAACGATTCCATTCCTAAACGTTCGGATAAGacgaaaacaaaagagaagaatAATTGTACAGATGGTGATAATTGTGCCTTTAAGAAGCATGAATGCGAAAAAAGAATTGAATGTAGCCAAACTCAGAACGGAACTATACTGTGTGTGACTGTGGAATCCTGTTCTTTGATAACAGATATTTTTCAGGGATTACCGCATTGTAGTGGTCATGGTAAAACACTTAGATGCAGAGGACGTGGTATCTATCGTTACATGAAAGGAATATCGTCTTGGTGTGAGAAAATGTGTAGGAATCAGGGCTGCCAATTATCTGTGTGTAACTGCGATTGTCGACGGATAGTCTCGTGTGGAGCTGTCGGCCTTTTCAGAATAGTTCCTGGTTCTACAATTTGGTGTCAGATAAACTGTGCTAATAACTATTGTCCGTCAACACACTGTGGGTGTCAGTAA